The stretch of DNA GCTATGTGACGAATGCGAAGGGCGAACAGATCGTCATCTCGCGTTCAGGCGAAGCGATGATCACGGACGATCACGGCCGTGAGCGTGAGCGTCACAAGGTGCCGTATGGCGCGACCCTGTTGCAACTCGACGGCGCGCTCATCAAGGCGGGTACGCAACTGGCGACATGGGACCCGATGACGCGTCCGATCATCACCGAGTATGGTGGCACGGTGAAGTTCGAAAACGTCGAAGAAGGTGTGACGGTTGCCAAGCAGATCGACGATGTGACGGGTCTTTCGACGCTGGTTGTGATCGACGTCAAACGCCGTGGTTCGCAGGCATCGAAGAGTGTGCGTCCGCAGGTCAAGTTGCTGGATGCCAGCGGTGAGGAAGTCAAGATTCCGGGTACCGAGCATTCGGTGCAGATCGGCTTCCAGGTTGGTGCGCTGATTACGGTGAAAGACGGTCAGCAGGTTCAGGTAGGTGAAGTGCTGGCGCGTATTCCAACCGAGTCGCAGAAGACGCGTGACATTACCGGTGGTCTGCCACGGGTGGCTGAATTGTTCGAGGCGCGTTCGCCGAAGGACGCTGGCATTCTCGCGGAAGTAACCGGAACGACGTCGTTTGGTAAGGACACGAAGGGCAAGCAGCGCCTTGTGATCACGGACCTCGAAGGTAACCAGCACGAGTTCCTGATTGCGAAGGAAAAGCAGGTTCTGGTGCATGACGCCCAAGTGGTCAACAAGGGTGAAATGATCGTGGACGGGCCGGCTGATCCGCACGACATTCTGCGTTTGCAGGGTGTTGAAGCGCTGTCACGCTATATCGTGGACGAAGTGCAGGACGTGTATCGTTTGCAGGGTGTGAAGATCAACGACAAGCATATTGAAGTGATCGTGCGTCAGATGCTGCGTCGGGTTCAGATCACGGATAACGGTGATACGCGCTTCATTCCGGGCGAACAGGTCGAGCGTTCGGATATGCTCGATGAGAACGACCGGATGATCGCCGACGACAAACGCCCAGCAACCTACGAAAACGTGTTGCTCGGTATTACGAAGGCGTCGTTGTCGACTGATTCGTTTATCTCTGCGGCATCGTTCCAGGAAACGACTCGCGTGCTGACCGAAGCAGCGATCATGGGCAAGCGTGATGATCTGCGCGGGCTGAAGGAAAACGTGATCGTTGGACGTCTGATTCCGGCGGGTACAGGTCTTGCGTTCCATAAGGCTCGCAAGAGCCGGGAGCTGTCAGACCGTGAACGTTTTGACCAGATCGCGGCTGAAGAGTCGTTCGAGTTTGGTACACCGGAAGTTCCGGCCGCTGAACAGCAGCACTCTGGCGAGTAAGTTCATGCGGCGTGAGCCGCTGGATTGAGCGCCAGTCAAACCGCCCAGTTTTCGACTGGGCGGTTTTTTTTATGGCTTTTCGACAAAGCATTGCCTTGAATGCTGGTATGGGTGGATAGGCCATGTCGCCAGCAAAGCTTTGAAACCGTGAGCAACATGCGAACGTGTTGATAAAATTTGCACAACTGGCATTTCCTGTCCCTCCTTCTACTTTATTTCGCTTTTATGTCCCGTTCGCTAGAAATTCTTAAAGAGGTTTTCGGCTACCCCGCATTTAGGGGGCGGCAGGGCGAAATTGTCGAGCACGTGAGCGCTGGCGGTGATTGCCTTGTGCTCATGCCGACGGGGGGAGGAAAGTCACTGTGTTATCAGATTCCCGCGCTCGTGCGCCGGGAGGCTGGACTGGGGGCTGGAATCGTGGTGTCACCCCTGATTGCGCTGATGCAAGATCAGGTTGCTGCATTGACCGAGTTTGGCGTGCGCGCTGCTTACTTGAATTCCACGCTGAGCGGCGCTGAGGCTGCAGCCACCGAACGGGCGTTGCGCGAGGGCGAGCTTGATCTGTTGTACGTGGCGCCAGAACGGTTGATGACAACGCGTTTTCTGGATTTGCTGGAGCGTGCTCGCATTAGTCTGTTTGCGATTGACGAAGCGCATTGCGTGTCGCAATGGGGCCATGATTTTCGTCCCGAATATATTCAGCTGTCGGTGCTACACGAGCGTTTTCCCTCTGTTCCTCGCATTGCCCTGACAGCGACCGCGGATGCGATTACACGCGAGGAGATCGTTCAGCGTCTTGCGCTGGATGAGGCCCATGTTTTTGTTTCGAGCTTCGACCGGCCAAATATTCGCTACCGCATCGTCGAAAAAGATAATGCTCGTGCGCAGTTGCTCGATTTTATTCGCGCCGAACATTCAAGAACCAATGGCATGACCGACGCTGGCGTAGTTTATTGCCTCTCGCGGCGCAAGGTCGAAGAGACTGCGGAATGGCTGAAAGCACAGGGCGTACGGGCATTGCCCTATCACGCAGGCATGGAGTTCGGCGTGCGCCAGAAACATCAGGAGATGTTCCAGCGCGAAGAGGGTATTGTCATGTGCGCAACAATTGCATTTGGTATGGGTATCGATAAACCCGACGTGCGATTTGTCGCTCACCTGGATTTACCCAAGAGCGTGGAAGGCTATTACCAGGAAACGGGGCGGGCTGGGCGCGATGGAGCCTCGGCCAATGCATGGATGGCATACGGACTGGGTGACGTCGTTCAGCAGCGCAGGATGATTGATGATTCTGATGCTGACGACACACATAAAAGAGTTCAGACAGCAAAGCTTGATGCATTACTGGGTTTGTGCGAAACCGCTTCGTGCCGTCGGGTGCGGCTGCTTGCCTATTTTGGCGAATTAAGTCAGCCATGCGGAAATTGCGATACGTGCCTTGAACCGCCTGCATCCTGGGATGCAACAAGAGAAGCGCAGATGGCGTTGTCTTGTGTATTTCGTGCTCAGCGAGCGAGTGGATTCCATTTTGGTGCGGGCCATCTGATAGATATTTTGCGTGGCCATCGCACCGAGAAAATTCTTCAGCGTGGCCATGAGCGCTTAACAACGTTCGGGATTGGTTCGGGGCTTTCCGAGCCAGAATGGCGAGCCGTATTTCGTCAGTTGGTTGCGTTCGGTTATCTCACGGTGGATCACGAAGGGTATGGGGCGCTGGTACTGACGGAAAACAGCAAGCCGGTATTAAAAGGCCAGCAAAACGTCACATTGCGGCGTTATGTCAAGCCGGTTCGCAGCCGTCAGACCTCGACTCGAACGAGTGAGCGTGCCGATCCAACCATTGGCATGGGGCCACGAGAGCGTGCCCGCTGGGACCGCCTCCGTGCCTGGCGCACCGAAACCGCGAAGAGCGATGGGGTGCCGGCTTATGTCATCTTTCACGATGCCACGCTGGCTGAAATTGCCCGTAGTAGCCCAAATTCAATTACGGAGCTGCGTGATATTCCCGGGATGGGCGCCCGCAAGCTGGATCGCTTTGGAGATGCCCTGCTGGAGGTTGTTGCTGCAGATTAGTCCAGTTTCGCGGCCTGGCTTGTACCGTGCGCCGAAAGGGGTTGCAACTTGTTGACTTCTTTCAGGTTTTCAGAATATGATGCTAGGTTCCCGTATTTGGTGCTTTTGCGCGTTTGGCTTACTCGTTAAGGTAAGGTCCGCACAGCAAGTGGCTATCAACCCGAAGCGGGATCTCCGGCGTCTTCTGGCTTTCGCTTTGCCCGAAATGCCCAGGTAAAGTAGCCGGTTTTGTTAAATTTCAGGAATAAACAATGCCAACCATTAATCAACTGGTTCGCCACGGTCGCGCTTCCGAAACTGTGAAGAGCAAGAGCCCGGCCTTGCAGAACTGCCCCCAGCGTCGCGGCGTGTGCACACGTGTGTACACGACGACGCCGAAAAAGCCGAACTCGGCGCTTCGTAAGGTTGCCAAGGTGCGCCTGACGAATGGTTTTGAAGTCATTTCGTATATCGGTGGTGAAGGCCACAACCTGCAGGAGCACTCGGTCGTGCTGATTCGTGGCGGCCGTGTGAAAGACTTGCCGGGTGTGCGTTACCACATGGTTCGCGGCTCGCTGGATACCCAGGGCGTCAAGGATCGCAAGCAGGCTCGCTCGAAGTACGGTGCGAAGCGTGCCAAGGCTGGCAAATAAGCCAGTCCGAAATCAGGTAATTTCAGGTCGCCCGTGCCATGGGGCATAGGGTATAAGGCGGCAGTTCTGGGGTAGCCCGTGCTGTCGAGTAAGTGGTCACCCGACCGGGCTGACTGGCCGCTTAGGCTGGATCGGGTTAGTTGGTGGCCGCGGAGCCGGTATCGGCTCCAACTGAAAAATTAAAGGAAGAAGCATGCCACGTCGTCGTGAAGTTCCCAAGCGGGAAGTATTGCCGGATCCCAAGTTCGGCAATGTAGATGTAGCCAAGTTTATGAATGTGTTGATGCTGTCTGGCAAGAAATCAGTTGCCGAGCGCATTGTGTATGGTGCTTTTGAACAAATTCAGACCAAGGGTGGCAAGGACCCGCTGGAGGTGTTCACGGTTGCGCTCAATAACGTCAAGCCGGTGGTCGAAGTGAAGAGCCGTCGTGTTGGTGGGGCGAATTACCAGGTTCCAGTCGAAGTGCGTCCGTCGCGTCGTATGGCATTGGCGATGCGTTGGTTGCGCGAGGCTGCGAAGAAGCGCAGCGAAAAATCAATGGCTCTGCGTCTGGCTGGGGAGCTGAGCGAAGCAGCTGAAGGCCGTGGCGGTGCGATGAAGAAGCGCGACGAAGTGCACCGGATGGCGGAAGCCAACAAGGCGTTCTCGCACTTCCGTTTCTAGGCATCCCGAACCCGGGCTGACGGAGCGAAATTCCGGGCGGGAGCGCTTACAAAGTGCCTCGCCCGTTTGTTTAAGGCGCAATGGTCTACTCCATCGCGCCATTCCCATAGAGGACTAAAGTGGCTCGCAAGACACCTATCGAGCGCTACCGCAACATCGGTATTAGCGCTCACATCGACGCTGGCAAAACGACGACGACCGAGCGCATTCTGTTTTACACCGGCGTGAACCATAAGATTGGTGAAGTGCACGACGGCGCTGCAACGATGGACTGGATGGAGCAGGAGCAGGAGCGTGGCATTACGATCACGTCGGCTGCTACCACGGCCTTTTGGAAAGGCATGGCTGGCGATCGCCCTGAGTACCGGATCAACATCATCGACACCCCGGGTCACGTTGACTTCACCATCGAAGTTGAGCGCTCGATGCGCGTACTTGATGGCGCCTGCATGGTGTACTGCGCTGTGGGTGGCGTTCAGCCGCAGTCGGAAACCGTTTGGCGTCAGGCGAACAAGTACAAGGTTCCCCGCCTCGCGTTCATCAACAAGATGGATCGTACGGGCGCGAACTTTTTCAAGGTTTATGAGCAGCTCAAGTTGCGCCTGAAGGCCAATCCGGTTCCTGTTGTGGTGCCTATCGGCGCCGAAGAATCGTTCCAGGGTGTGGTCGATCTGATCAAGATGAAGGCGATCATTTGGGACGATGCCTCGCAGGGGACAAAGTTCTCGTACGAGGACATTCCGGCGGAGCTGGCAGATACATGTGCTGAGTGGCGCGAAAAGATGATTGAGGCTGCCGCGGAATCAAACGAAGCCTTCATGAACAAGTATCTTGAGTCCGGTGAGCTGAGCGAAGAAGAAATCATCAAGGGTCTGCGGGATCGCACGATCGCTTGTGAAATTCAGCCGATGCTTTGTGGGACGGCGTTTAAGAACAAGGGCGTGCAGCGGATGCTGGACGCTGTGCTTGATTTCTTGCCGTCGCCGGTTGATATCCCGCCGGTTACCGGTGAGTTGGAAAACGGCGAGCGGGCTGAACGTCGTGCGGCTGATGATGAGAAATTCTCGGCACTGGCCTTCAAGATCATGACGGACCCATTCGTCGGTCAGTTGATCTTCTTCCGTGTTTACTCTGGAACGACCAAATCCGGCGATACGTTGCTCAACGCGACCAAAGACAAAAAAGAGCGTCTTGGCCGTATTTTGTTGATGCATGCAAATCAACGCGAAGAAATCAAGGAAGTGCATGCGGGCGATATCGCCGCTGCTGTGGGTCTGAAAGAAGCGACGACGGGCGACACGCTCTGCGATCCAGCTTTTCCGATTGTGCTTGAGCGCATGATTTTCCCTGAGCCGGTGATTTCGCAAGCTGTTGAGCCGAAAACCAAGGCTGACCAGGAAAAAATGGGTTTGGCGCTGAATCGTCTGGCTCAGGAAGACCCTTCGTTCCGCGTTCAAACCGATGAAGAATCGGGTCAAACTATTATTTCAGGAATGGGTGAGCTTCACCTTGAAATTCTGGTTGACCGGATGAAGCGCGAATTCGGTGTTGAGGCAACGGTTGGCAAGCCGCAGGTGGCATACCGCGAAACCATTCGCTCGGTTTGTGAGGAAGTTGAAGGCAAGTTCGTCAAGCAATCGGGCGGTCGTGGGCAATATGGCCACGTCGTGCTGAAGCTTGAGCCGCAAGAGCCGGGCAAGGGCTACGAGTTCGTTGACGCGATCAAGGGCGGTGTGGTGCCGCGCGAATATATCCCGGCAGTGGACAAGGGCATTACGGAAACATTGAAGGCGGGTGTGCTGGCTGGTTTCCCGGTCGTTGACATCAAGGTCACGCTGTTTTTTGGTTCGTACCACGATGTGGATTCGAACGAAAACGCGTTCAAGATGGCTGGCTCGATGGGTTTCAAGGAAGGCATGCGCCGCGCTAACCCGGTGCTGCTTGAGCCGATGATGGCCGTGGAAGTGGAAACACCAGAAGACTTCATGGGCAATGTGATGGGCGATTTGTCTGGCCGTCGCGGTATTGTCCAGGGCATGGATGACATGGTTGGCGGCGGCAAGATCGTCCGCGCAGAAGTGCCATTGGCAGAAATGTTTGGCTACTCGACGTCGCTGCGCTCTCTGACCCAGGGGCGTGCAACGTACACGATGGAGTTCAAGCATTACTCAGAAGCTCCGCGGAACGTTGCCGAGGCGGTTATCAACGCAAAGTCGAAGTAATTATTCACTGATCAATTTTTTTGAAAGAAGAGAAAAATGGCTAAAGGTAAATTCGAACGGACCAAGCCGCACGTGAACGTCGGCACGATCGGTCACGTTGACCACGGCAAGACGACGCTGACGGCGGCCATCACGACAGTGCTGACCGCGAAATTTGGCGGCGAAGCAAAAGCGTATGACCAGATCGATGCGGCGCCGGAAGAAAAGGCGCGTGGCATTACGATCAACACGGCGCACGTTGAATACGAAACGGCCAACCGTCACTACGCGCACGTTGACTGCCCGGGGCACGCTGACTATGTGAAGAACATGATCACGGGTGCGGCGCAGATGGATGGCGCGATCCTGGTGTGTTCGGCAGCAGACGGCCCCATGCCGCAAACGCGTGAGCACATCCTGCTGGCGCGCCAGGTTGGTGTGCCGTACATCATCGTGTTCCTGAACAAGTGCGACATGGTGGACGACGCCGAGCTGCTGGAACTGGTCGAGATGGAAGTGCGCGAGCTCCTGTCCAAGTACGACTTTCCGGGCGACGATACGCCAATCGTCAAGGGTTCGGCCAAGCTGGCGCTGGAAGGCGACAAGGGCGAGCTGGGTGAGGTGGCGATCCTGAGCCTGGCTGATGCACTGGATACCTATATTCCGACACCAGAGCGCGCAGTTGATGGGGCGTTCCTGATGCCAGTGGAAGACGTGTTCTCGATCTCGGGTCGCGGCACAGTGGTAACGGGGCGTATCGAGCGCGGTGTGGTGAAGGTTGGCGAAGAAATCGAAATTATCGGTATCAAGCCGACGGTCAAGACGACGTGCACGGGTGTGGAAATGTTCCGCAAGCTGCTTGACCAGGGTCAGGCGGGCGACAACGTGGGTATCCTGCTGCGTGGCACGAAGCGTGAAGACGTGGAGCGTGGCCAGGTTCTGGCCAAGCCGGGTTCGATCACGCCGCATACGCACTTCACGGCAGAAGTGTATGTGCTGAGCAAGGATGAAGGCGGTCGCCATACGCCGTTCTTTAACAACTATCGCCCGCAGTTCTACTTCCGTACAACGGATGTGACGGGTTCGATCGAGTTGCCGAAAGACAAGGAAATGGTGATGCCGGGTGATAACGTGTCGATCACGGTGAAGCTGATCGCGCCAATCGCCATGGAAGAAGGTCTGCGTTTCGCTATCCGTGAAGGCGGTCGTACCGTCGGCGCAGGTGTCGTCGCTAAAATCATCGAGTAAAACGTAATCGCAGTAGATGTATGTCAGGGAATGGGTCAATGCGGTGTTGTATTGGCTCATTCTCTCGTTCTTTTGTGTACGGTGGCGCTAAGCCGCCTCGCTCTTTTTAAGGAATGTCCATGCAGCAGCAACAGCAAAAAATTCGCATTCGCCTAAAAGCGTTTGACTACAAATTGATCGATCAATCGGCTGCTGAGATTGTCGAGACGGCTAAACGGACTGGCGCGATTATTCGTGGCCCGGTACCACTTCCTACCCGTATTCAACGTTTCGATATTTTGCGCTCGCCGCACGTGAATAAAACTTCACGCGACCAGCTCGAAATTCGTACGCATTTGCGCCTGAT from Paraburkholderia hayleyella encodes:
- the recQ gene encoding DNA helicase RecQ translates to MSRSLEILKEVFGYPAFRGRQGEIVEHVSAGGDCLVLMPTGGGKSLCYQIPALVRREAGLGAGIVVSPLIALMQDQVAALTEFGVRAAYLNSTLSGAEAAATERALREGELDLLYVAPERLMTTRFLDLLERARISLFAIDEAHCVSQWGHDFRPEYIQLSVLHERFPSVPRIALTATADAITREEIVQRLALDEAHVFVSSFDRPNIRYRIVEKDNARAQLLDFIRAEHSRTNGMTDAGVVYCLSRRKVEETAEWLKAQGVRALPYHAGMEFGVRQKHQEMFQREEGIVMCATIAFGMGIDKPDVRFVAHLDLPKSVEGYYQETGRAGRDGASANAWMAYGLGDVVQQRRMIDDSDADDTHKRVQTAKLDALLGLCETASCRRVRLLAYFGELSQPCGNCDTCLEPPASWDATREAQMALSCVFRAQRASGFHFGAGHLIDILRGHRTEKILQRGHERLTTFGIGSGLSEPEWRAVFRQLVAFGYLTVDHEGYGALVLTENSKPVLKGQQNVTLRRYVKPVRSRQTSTRTSERADPTIGMGPRERARWDRLRAWRTETAKSDGVPAYVIFHDATLAEIARSSPNSITELRDIPGMGARKLDRFGDALLEVVAAD
- the tuf gene encoding elongation factor Tu encodes the protein MAKGKFERTKPHVNVGTIGHVDHGKTTLTAAITTVLTAKFGGEAKAYDQIDAAPEEKARGITINTAHVEYETANRHYAHVDCPGHADYVKNMITGAAQMDGAILVCSAADGPMPQTREHILLARQVGVPYIIVFLNKCDMVDDAELLELVEMEVRELLSKYDFPGDDTPIVKGSAKLALEGDKGELGEVAILSLADALDTYIPTPERAVDGAFLMPVEDVFSISGRGTVVTGRIERGVVKVGEEIEIIGIKPTVKTTCTGVEMFRKLLDQGQAGDNVGILLRGTKREDVERGQVLAKPGSITPHTHFTAEVYVLSKDEGGRHTPFFNNYRPQFYFRTTDVTGSIELPKDKEMVMPGDNVSITVKLIAPIAMEEGLRFAIREGGRTVGAGVVAKIIE
- the rpsJ gene encoding 30S ribosomal protein S10, coding for MQQQQQKIRIRLKAFDYKLIDQSAAEIVETAKRTGAIIRGPVPLPTRIQRFDILRSPHVNKTSRDQLEIRTHLRLIDIVDPTDKTVDALMKLDLPAGVDVEIKLQ
- the rpsG gene encoding 30S ribosomal protein S7; this translates as MPRRREVPKREVLPDPKFGNVDVAKFMNVLMLSGKKSVAERIVYGAFEQIQTKGGKDPLEVFTVALNNVKPVVEVKSRRVGGANYQVPVEVRPSRRMALAMRWLREAAKKRSEKSMALRLAGELSEAAEGRGGAMKKRDEVHRMAEANKAFSHFRF
- the fusA gene encoding elongation factor G, which translates into the protein MARKTPIERYRNIGISAHIDAGKTTTTERILFYTGVNHKIGEVHDGAATMDWMEQEQERGITITSAATTAFWKGMAGDRPEYRINIIDTPGHVDFTIEVERSMRVLDGACMVYCAVGGVQPQSETVWRQANKYKVPRLAFINKMDRTGANFFKVYEQLKLRLKANPVPVVVPIGAEESFQGVVDLIKMKAIIWDDASQGTKFSYEDIPAELADTCAEWREKMIEAAAESNEAFMNKYLESGELSEEEIIKGLRDRTIACEIQPMLCGTAFKNKGVQRMLDAVLDFLPSPVDIPPVTGELENGERAERRAADDEKFSALAFKIMTDPFVGQLIFFRVYSGTTKSGDTLLNATKDKKERLGRILLMHANQREEIKEVHAGDIAAAVGLKEATTGDTLCDPAFPIVLERMIFPEPVISQAVEPKTKADQEKMGLALNRLAQEDPSFRVQTDEESGQTIISGMGELHLEILVDRMKREFGVEATVGKPQVAYRETIRSVCEEVEGKFVKQSGGRGQYGHVVLKLEPQEPGKGYEFVDAIKGGVVPREYIPAVDKGITETLKAGVLAGFPVVDIKVTLFFGSYHDVDSNENAFKMAGSMGFKEGMRRANPVLLEPMMAVEVETPEDFMGNVMGDLSGRRGIVQGMDDMVGGGKIVRAEVPLAEMFGYSTSLRSLTQGRATYTMEFKHYSEAPRNVAEAVINAKSK
- the rpsL gene encoding 30S ribosomal protein S12: MPTINQLVRHGRASETVKSKSPALQNCPQRRGVCTRVYTTTPKKPNSALRKVAKVRLTNGFEVISYIGGEGHNLQEHSVVLIRGGRVKDLPGVRYHMVRGSLDTQGVKDRKQARSKYGAKRAKAGK